From Pseudokineococcus lusitanus, a single genomic window includes:
- the pilM gene encoding type IV pilus assembly protein PilM, giving the protein MARTSIGLDIGTSGVRAAEVAHTRSGPVLERFASVALPHGAVRDGDVLDGSAVAAAVAELWQTGRFRSKKAVVGVASQKVVVRSVDLPKMPPEDLRRALPFQVQDVLPMPVDQAVLDFHPVEERTSGGQTTLRGLLVAAAEDSVMSRVEAVRKGGVRVTGVDLAPFALLRALATPGSGDGAEAVVDVGARVTNVLVHSAGAPRFVRVLLGGGDRVVDELVTSGLDPDDARRLLRDEGVRPPAGGSSDPRSSEVTVRAAERLADGVRGSLDYYSATQGGDPLRGVVLVGGTALVPGFVDLLSEVVGLPVRRGDALAHLVVGRGGTAEGPDRDVAVLAGVPVGLALGGAA; this is encoded by the coding sequence GTGGCCCGCACCAGCATCGGGCTCGACATCGGCACGTCGGGCGTCCGCGCCGCCGAGGTCGCCCACACCCGCAGCGGCCCCGTGCTCGAGCGCTTCGCCAGCGTCGCACTCCCGCACGGCGCCGTCCGCGACGGCGACGTCCTCGACGGCTCTGCCGTCGCCGCGGCCGTCGCCGAGCTGTGGCAGACCGGCCGCTTCCGCTCGAAGAAGGCCGTCGTCGGCGTCGCCTCGCAGAAGGTCGTCGTCCGCAGCGTCGACCTCCCCAAGATGCCGCCCGAGGACCTGCGCCGCGCCCTCCCGTTCCAGGTGCAGGACGTCCTGCCCATGCCGGTCGACCAGGCCGTGCTCGACTTCCACCCCGTCGAGGAGCGGACGAGCGGCGGCCAGACGACCCTGCGCGGCCTCCTCGTCGCCGCCGCCGAGGACTCCGTCATGTCGCGCGTCGAGGCCGTCCGCAAGGGCGGCGTCCGCGTCACGGGCGTGGACCTCGCCCCCTTCGCCCTGCTGCGGGCCCTCGCGACGCCCGGGTCGGGCGACGGCGCCGAGGCCGTCGTCGACGTCGGCGCCCGCGTCACCAACGTCCTCGTCCACTCCGCCGGCGCCCCGCGCTTCGTCCGCGTCCTCCTCGGCGGCGGCGACCGGGTCGTCGACGAGCTCGTGACCTCCGGCCTCGACCCCGACGACGCGCGGCGCCTGCTGCGCGACGAGGGCGTCCGCCCGCCGGCCGGCGGCAGCTCGGACCCCCGCTCGTCAGAGGTGACCGTCCGGGCCGCCGAGCGGCTCGCCGACGGCGTCCGCGGCTCGCTCGACTACTACTCGGCCACCCAGGGCGGCGACCCGCTGCGCGGCGTCGTCCTCGTCGGCGGCACCGCGCTCGTGCCCGGCTTCGTCGACCTGCTCTCCGAGGTCGTCGGCCTGCCGGTGCGCCGTGGCGACGCGCTCGCCCACCTCGTCGTCGGCCGCGGCGGTACCGCCGAGGGCCCCGACCGTGACGTCGCCGTCCTCGCCGGCGTGCCCGTCGGCCTCGCTCTCGGAGGTGCCGCGTGA
- the aroQ gene encoding type II 3-dehydroquinate dehydratase → MRVLVLNGPNLGRLGVREPGVYGTTTYAQLAERLVALGGELGLEVEVRQTDAEHELLGWLHEAADAAAPVVLNPAAWTHTSVAVRDACAMLTAPLVEVHLSNVHAREDFRRTSLVSPVATGVVAGLGTSGYELALRHLAQAAAPVTGSSPDGPAGDE, encoded by the coding sequence GTGCGCGTGCTCGTCCTGAACGGCCCCAACCTCGGACGCCTGGGCGTCCGGGAGCCGGGCGTCTACGGCACGACGACGTACGCCCAGCTCGCGGAGCGGCTCGTGGCGCTGGGGGGCGAGCTGGGGCTCGAGGTCGAGGTCCGGCAGACCGACGCGGAGCACGAGCTGCTCGGGTGGCTGCACGAGGCGGCGGACGCCGCGGCGCCCGTCGTGCTCAACCCCGCGGCGTGGACCCACACGTCCGTGGCCGTCCGGGACGCGTGCGCGATGCTCACCGCCCCGCTCGTCGAGGTGCACCTGTCGAACGTCCACGCGCGCGAGGACTTCCGGCGCACGAGCCTCGTCTCCCCCGTGGCGACCGGCGTCGTCGCCGGGCTCGGGACGTCGGGCTACGAGCTGGCGCTGCGCCACCTCGCGCAGGCCGCGGCGCCCGTCACGGGGTCGTCGCCCGACGGGCCGGCCGGGGACGAGTGA
- a CDS encoding shikimate kinase: protein MIVLVGFLGAGKTTVGRALARRLDVPFADADHVLVERLGRPVAEVFATDGEAFFRRAEHEAVVDLLTSSDGVLALGGGAVEHPGTAAALAALPQRRPGSSVVHLVVDLAAARERVGGDPGRPMLARPDLADVHARRAPGYAAVATLEVATHGRRVDEVVDAVVAGLPRG from the coding sequence GTGATCGTCCTCGTCGGCTTCCTCGGGGCCGGCAAGACCACCGTCGGCCGCGCCCTGGCCCGACGCCTGGACGTGCCGTTCGCCGACGCCGACCACGTCCTCGTCGAGCGCCTGGGGCGCCCGGTCGCCGAGGTCTTCGCCACCGACGGCGAGGCGTTCTTCCGCCGGGCCGAGCACGAGGCGGTCGTGGACCTGCTGACGTCGTCCGACGGCGTGCTCGCCCTGGGCGGGGGCGCGGTCGAGCACCCGGGCACGGCGGCGGCGCTGGCGGCGCTGCCGCAGCGCCGTCCGGGGTCGTCCGTCGTGCACCTCGTCGTCGACCTCGCCGCCGCGCGCGAGCGGGTCGGCGGCGACCCGGGACGGCCGATGCTGGCCCGGCCGGACCTCGCGGACGTCCACGCGCGGCGCGCCCCCGGCTACGCGGCCGTCGCGACGCTCGAGGTGGCGACGCACGGGCGCCGCGTCGACGAGGTCGTCGACGCGGTCGTGGCGGGCCTCCCCCGCGGCTGA
- a CDS encoding prepilin peptidase, translating into MTTVLVLACGLLGLLVGSFLNVVVHRVPAGESVVAPPSACPRCGHRLRSRDNVPVLSWLVLRGRCRDCRAPISVRYPLVELGTAVLLALTAWHLGWSPVLPAFLYLGCVAVALAAIDLDTHRLPDAIVLPSYVVGAVLLLVAAAATGEWDALVRAAVGGAGLWLLYFGVAVARPGGMGFGDVKLAGLLGMHLAFLGWAELAAGAFAGFLVGGVVGVALLATRRAGRKTAVPYGPSMLVGAALGVAVGAPVAGAYLGLMGLQG; encoded by the coding sequence ATGACCACCGTCCTCGTCCTCGCCTGCGGCCTCCTCGGCCTGCTCGTCGGGTCCTTCCTCAACGTCGTCGTCCACCGGGTGCCGGCGGGGGAGTCCGTCGTCGCGCCGCCGAGCGCGTGCCCGCGGTGCGGGCACCGGCTCCGATCCCGCGACAACGTGCCCGTCCTGTCGTGGCTCGTCCTCCGGGGGCGGTGCCGCGACTGCCGGGCGCCCATCAGCGTGCGGTACCCGCTCGTCGAGCTCGGCACCGCCGTGCTGCTCGCGCTGACGGCCTGGCACCTCGGGTGGAGCCCGGTCCTCCCGGCGTTCCTCTACCTCGGGTGCGTCGCCGTCGCGCTCGCCGCCATCGACCTCGACACGCACCGGCTGCCGGACGCGATCGTGCTGCCGTCGTACGTCGTCGGCGCCGTGCTGCTGCTCGTCGCCGCCGCCGCGACGGGGGAGTGGGACGCGCTCGTCCGGGCCGCCGTCGGCGGGGCGGGGCTGTGGCTCCTCTACTTCGGCGTCGCCGTCGCGCGGCCGGGCGGCATGGGCTTCGGGGACGTCAAGCTCGCCGGGCTCCTCGGCATGCACCTCGCCTTCCTCGGCTGGGCCGAGCTGGCGGCCGGCGCCTTCGCCGGCTTCCTCGTCGGCGGCGTCGTCGGCGTGGCCCTCCTCGCCACGCGACGGGCGGGGCGCAAGACCGCCGTCCCCTACGGCCCCTCGATGCTCGTCGGCGCCGCGCTCGGCGTCGCCGTGGGGGCTCCCGTCGCCGGCGCCTACCTCGGCCTCATGGGCCTGCAGGGCTGA
- the aroC gene encoding chorismate synthase, whose product MLRWLTAGESHGPALVGVLEGLPADVAVTTSDVQAALARRRLGHGRGARMKFEADAVTFLGGVRHGRTQGGPVAVQVANTEWPKWETVMAADPVDADELAAQKRGAPLTRPRPGHADLAGMQKYGFDEARPVLERASARETAARVALGQVAAAFLEQAAGIRLVSHTVAIGTAGSADDAPLPTPEDVAALDADPVRSLDPAGSAAMVAEVDAAHKDGDTLGGVVEVLAYGLPPGLGSHVHWDRRLDSRLAGALMGIQAIKGVEVGDGFRTAARRGSAAHDEIERAPDGLLRRRTGRAGGTEGGMSTGDVLRVRAAMKPIATVPRALATVDVATGEDARAHHQRSDVCAVPAAGVVAEAMVALVLAEALVEKFGGDSVPETRRNVEGYLAALPEALRAEVARG is encoded by the coding sequence ATGCTGCGATGGCTGACGGCGGGGGAGTCCCACGGACCGGCGCTCGTGGGGGTCCTCGAGGGGCTCCCGGCCGACGTGGCGGTGACGACCTCGGACGTCCAGGCCGCGCTGGCGCGCCGTCGGCTCGGGCACGGCCGCGGCGCCCGGATGAAGTTCGAGGCCGACGCGGTGACCTTCCTCGGCGGCGTCCGGCACGGGCGCACCCAGGGCGGCCCCGTCGCCGTCCAGGTGGCGAACACCGAGTGGCCGAAGTGGGAGACGGTCATGGCCGCCGACCCCGTCGACGCCGACGAGCTCGCCGCCCAGAAGCGCGGCGCCCCCCTCACCCGGCCCCGGCCCGGCCACGCCGACCTCGCCGGCATGCAGAAGTACGGCTTCGACGAGGCCCGTCCCGTCCTCGAGCGCGCCAGCGCCCGCGAGACGGCCGCCCGGGTCGCGCTCGGCCAGGTCGCCGCGGCCTTCCTCGAGCAGGCCGCGGGCATCCGGCTCGTCAGCCACACCGTCGCGATCGGCACCGCCGGCTCGGCCGACGACGCCCCGCTGCCCACGCCCGAGGACGTCGCCGCGCTCGACGCCGACCCCGTGCGCAGCCTCGACCCCGCCGGCAGCGCGGCGATGGTCGCCGAGGTCGACGCCGCCCACAAGGACGGCGACACGCTCGGCGGCGTCGTCGAGGTGCTCGCCTACGGCCTGCCGCCCGGCCTCGGCAGCCACGTCCACTGGGACCGGCGCCTGGACTCCCGTCTGGCCGGCGCGCTCATGGGCATCCAGGCCATCAAGGGCGTCGAGGTCGGCGACGGCTTCCGCACCGCCGCCCGCCGCGGCTCGGCCGCCCACGACGAGATCGAGCGCGCCCCCGACGGCCTGCTGCGCCGCCGGACCGGCCGCGCGGGCGGCACCGAGGGCGGCATGAGCACGGGCGACGTCCTGCGCGTCCGCGCGGCCATGAAGCCCATCGCGACGGTGCCGCGGGCCCTCGCGACCGTCGACGTCGCCACCGGCGAGGACGCCCGGGCGCACCACCAGCGCTCGGACGTCTGCGCCGTCCCGGCCGCCGGGGTCGTCGCCGAGGCGATGGTGGCGCTCGTCCTCGCGGAGGCCCTGGTCGAGAAGTTCGGCGGGGACTCGGTGCCGGAGACGCGGCGCAACGTCGAGGGGTACCTCGCCGCGCTGCCGGAGGCGCTGCGCGCCGAGGTCGCCCGGGGCTGA